The following are encoded together in the Neofelis nebulosa isolate mNeoNeb1 chromosome 9, mNeoNeb1.pri, whole genome shotgun sequence genome:
- the XPO1 gene encoding exportin-1 isoform X1 → MPAIMTMLADHAARQLLDFSQKLDINLLDNVVNCLYHGEGAQQRMAQEVLTHLKEHPDAWTRVDTILEFSQNMNTKYYGLQILENVIKTRWKILPRNQCEGIKKYVVGLIIKTSSDPTCVEKEKVYIGKLNMILVQILKQEWPKHWPTFISDIVGASRTSESLCQNNMVILKLLSEEVFDFSSGQITQVKAKHLKDSMCNEFSQIFQLCQFVMENSQNAPLVHATLETLLRFLNWIPLGYIFETKLISTLIYKFLNVPMFRNVSLKCLTEIAGVSVSQYEEQFVTLFTLTMMQLKQMLPLNTNIRLAYSNGKDDEQNFIQNLSLFLCTFLKEHGQLIEKRLNLRETLMEALHYMLLVSEVEETEIFKICLEYWNHLAAELYRESPFSTSASPLLSGSQHFDVPPRRQLYLPVLSKVRLLMVSRMAKPEEVLVVENDQGEVVREFMKDTDSINLYKNMRETLVYLTHLDYVDTERIMTEKLHNQVNGTEWSWKNLNTLCWAIGSISGAMHEEDEKRFLVTVIKDLLGLCEQKRGKDNKAIIASNIMYIVGQYPRFLRAHWKFLKTVVNKLFEFMHETHDGVQDMACDTFIKIAQKCRRHFVQVQVGEVMPFIDEILNNINTIICDLQPQQVHTFYEAVGYMIGAQTDQTVQEHLIEKYMLLPNQVWDSIIQQATKNVDILKDPETVKQLGSILKTNVRACKAVGHPFVIQLGRIYLDMLNVYKCLSENISAAIQANGEMVTKQPLIRSMRTVKRETLKLISGWVSRSNDPQMVAENFVPPLLDAVLIDYQRNVPAAREPEVLSTMAIIVNKLGGHITAEIPQIFDAVFECTLNMINKDFEEYPEHRTNFFLLLQAVNSHCFPAFLAIPPAQFKLVLDSIIWAFKHTMRNVADTGLQILFTLLQNVAQEEAAAQSFYQTYFCDILQHIFSVVTDTSHTAGLTMHASILAYMFNLVEEGKISTPLNPGNPVNNQMFIQEYVANLLKSAFPHLQDAQVKLFVTGLFSLNQDIPAFKEHLRDFLVQIKEFAGEDTSDLFLEERETALRQAQEEKHKLQMSVPGILNPHEIPEEMCD, encoded by the exons gaattaaaaaatacGTTGTTGGCCTCATTATCAAGACGTCATCTGACCCAACTTGTGTAGAG aaggAAAAGGTGTATAttggaaaattaaatatgattCTTGTTCAG ATACTGAAACAAGAATGGCCAAAACACTGGCCAACTTTTATCAGTGACATTGTTGGAGCAAGTAGGACTAGTGAAAGTCTCTGTCAGAATAATATGGTGATTCTTAAACTCTTGAGTGAAGAAGTGTTTGATTTCTCTAGTGGACAAATAACTCAAGTGAAAGCTAAGCATTTAAAAGACAG catgtGCAATGAATTCTCGCAAATTTTCCAGCTGTGTCAGTTTGTGATG GAAAATTCCCAAAATGCTCCACTTGTACATGCAACTTTGGAAACATTGCTCAGATTTCTTAATTGGATTCCACTGGGatatatttttgagaccaagTTAATCAGCACATTAATTTATAAG TTCCTGAATGTTCCAATGTTTCGAAATGTCTCTCTGAAGTGCCTCACTGAGATTGCTGGTGTAAGTGTAAGCCAATATGAGGAACAATTTGTAACATTATTTACACTGACAATGATGCAGCTAAAACAG ATGCTACCTTTAAATACCAATATTCGACTTGCGTACTCAAATGGAAAAGATGATGAACAGAACTTTATTCAGAATCTCAGTTTGTTTCTCTGCACCTTTCTTAAGGAACATGGTCAACTTATAGAAAAAAGGTTAAATCTCAGGGAAACACTCATGGAG GCCCTTCATTATATGTTGTTGGTATCAGAAGTGGAGGAAACTGAAATCTTTAAGATTTGTCTTGAGTACTGGAATCATTTAGCAGCTGAACTCTATAGAGAGAGCCCATTCTCTACATCTGCTTCTCCGTTGCTATCTGGAAGCCAACATTTTGATGTTCCTCCCAGGAGACAGCTGTATTTGCCCGTGTTATCCAAG GTCCGTTTATTAATGGTTAGTCGTATGGCTAAACCAGAGGAAGTATTGGTTGTAGAAAATGATCAGGGAGAAGTTGTAAGAGAATTCATGAAGGATACAGATTCCATTAATTTGTATAAGAATATGAGAGAAACATTAG TTTATCTCACTCACCTGGATTATGTAGATACAGAAAGAATAATGACTGAGAAGCTTCACAATCAAGTGAATGGTACAGAGTGGTCATGGAAAAATTTGAATACATTGTGTTGGGCAATAGGCTCCATTAGTGGAGCAATGCATGAAGAGGATGAAAAACGATTTCTTGTTACTGTTATAAAG GATCTATTAGGATTATGTGAACAGAAAAGAGGCAAAGATAATAAAGCTATTATCGCTTCAAATATCATGTACATAGTAGGTCAATATCCAAGATTTTTAAGAGCTCActggaaatttttaaagactgtagTTAACAAGTTGTTTGAATTCATGCATG agacCCATGATGGAGTCCAAGATATGGCTTGTGATACTTTCATTAAAATAGCTCAAAAATGCCGCAGGCATTTTGTTCAGGTTCAGGTTGGAGAAGTAATGCCATTTATTGATGAAATTTTGAACAATATCAACACCATAATTTGTGATCTTCAGCCTCAACAG GTCCATACATTTTATGAAGCTGTGGGGTACATGATTGGTGCACAAACAGACCAAACAGTGCAAGaacatttaatagaaaaatatatgctACTTCCTAATCAGGTTTGGGATAGCATAATCCAGCAGGCAACCAAA AATGTGGATATACTTAAAGATCCTGAAACAGTCAAGCAGCTCGGTAGCATATTGAAAACAAATGTTAGAGCCTGCAAAGCTGTTGGACACCCCTTTGTAATTCAGCTTGGGAGAATTTATTTAGATATGCTTAATGTATACAAGTGCCTCAGTGAAAATATTTCAGCAGCTATCCAAGCTAATG GTGAGATGGTTACAAAGCAACCGTTGATTAGAAGTATGCGAACTGTAAAAAGGGAAACTTTAAAGTTAATATCTGGTTGGGTGAGCCGGTCCAATGATCCACAGATG gtagCCGAAAATTTTGTTCCTCCTCTATTGGATGCAGTTCTCATTGATTATCAGAGAAATGTCCCAGCTGCTAGAGAACCAGAAGTGCTTAGTACTATGGCTATTATTGTCAATAAGTTAGGAGGACATATAACAGCTGAAATACCTCAAATATTTGATGCTGTTTTTGAATGCACATTGAATATGATAAATAAG GACTTTGAGGAGTATCCTGAACACAGAACAAACTTCTTCTTACTACTTCAGGCTGTCAATTCTCATTGTTTCCCAGCATTCCTGGCTATACCACCTGCACAATTTAAACTTGTTTTGGACTCCATTATTTGGGCTTTCAAACACACTATGAGGAATGTTGCAGATACAG GCTTACAGATACTTTTTACACTCTTACAAAATGTTGCACAAGAAGAAGCTGCAGCTCAGAGTTTCTATCAGACGTATTTTTGTGATATTCTTCAGCATATCTTTTCTGTTGTGACAGACACCTCACATACTGCTG GTTTGACAATGCATGCATCAATACTTGCATATATGTTTAATTTggttgaagaaggaaaaataagtacaCCGTTAAATCCTGGAAATCCGGTTAACAACCAAATGTTCATTCAGGAATATGTGGCAAATCTCCTTAAATCTGCATTCCCTCATCTACAAGa tGCTCAAGTAAAGCTCTTTGTGACAGGGCTTTTCAGCTTAAATCAGGATATTCCTGCTTTCAAGGAACATCTTAGGGATTTCCTAGTACAAATAAAG GAGTTTGCAGGTGAAGATACATCTGATCTgtttttggaagaaagagaaacagcccTTCGACAGGCTCAGGAAGAGAAACATAAACTTCAAATGTCTGTCCCTGGCATCCTTAATCCACatgaaattccagaagaaatgtgTGATTAA
- the XPO1 gene encoding exportin-1 isoform X2 yields the protein MDKSRHNFGIFTEYEHEIFLKTQICLVKNEMIRGTERKQQYYGLQILENVIKTRWKILPRNQCEGIKKYVVGLIIKTSSDPTCVEKEKVYIGKLNMILVQILKQEWPKHWPTFISDIVGASRTSESLCQNNMVILKLLSEEVFDFSSGQITQVKAKHLKDSMCNEFSQIFQLCQFVMENSQNAPLVHATLETLLRFLNWIPLGYIFETKLISTLIYKFLNVPMFRNVSLKCLTEIAGVSVSQYEEQFVTLFTLTMMQLKQMLPLNTNIRLAYSNGKDDEQNFIQNLSLFLCTFLKEHGQLIEKRLNLRETLMEALHYMLLVSEVEETEIFKICLEYWNHLAAELYRESPFSTSASPLLSGSQHFDVPPRRQLYLPVLSKVRLLMVSRMAKPEEVLVVENDQGEVVREFMKDTDSINLYKNMRETLVYLTHLDYVDTERIMTEKLHNQVNGTEWSWKNLNTLCWAIGSISGAMHEEDEKRFLVTVIKDLLGLCEQKRGKDNKAIIASNIMYIVGQYPRFLRAHWKFLKTVVNKLFEFMHETHDGVQDMACDTFIKIAQKCRRHFVQVQVGEVMPFIDEILNNINTIICDLQPQQVHTFYEAVGYMIGAQTDQTVQEHLIEKYMLLPNQVWDSIIQQATKNVDILKDPETVKQLGSILKTNVRACKAVGHPFVIQLGRIYLDMLNVYKCLSENISAAIQANGEMVTKQPLIRSMRTVKRETLKLISGWVSRSNDPQMVAENFVPPLLDAVLIDYQRNVPAAREPEVLSTMAIIVNKLGGHITAEIPQIFDAVFECTLNMINKDFEEYPEHRTNFFLLLQAVNSHCFPAFLAIPPAQFKLVLDSIIWAFKHTMRNVADTGLQILFTLLQNVAQEEAAAQSFYQTYFCDILQHIFSVVTDTSHTAGLTMHASILAYMFNLVEEGKISTPLNPGNPVNNQMFIQEYVANLLKSAFPHLQDAQVKLFVTGLFSLNQDIPAFKEHLRDFLVQIKEFAGEDTSDLFLEERETALRQAQEEKHKLQMSVPGILNPHEIPEEMCD from the exons gaattaaaaaatacGTTGTTGGCCTCATTATCAAGACGTCATCTGACCCAACTTGTGTAGAG aaggAAAAGGTGTATAttggaaaattaaatatgattCTTGTTCAG ATACTGAAACAAGAATGGCCAAAACACTGGCCAACTTTTATCAGTGACATTGTTGGAGCAAGTAGGACTAGTGAAAGTCTCTGTCAGAATAATATGGTGATTCTTAAACTCTTGAGTGAAGAAGTGTTTGATTTCTCTAGTGGACAAATAACTCAAGTGAAAGCTAAGCATTTAAAAGACAG catgtGCAATGAATTCTCGCAAATTTTCCAGCTGTGTCAGTTTGTGATG GAAAATTCCCAAAATGCTCCACTTGTACATGCAACTTTGGAAACATTGCTCAGATTTCTTAATTGGATTCCACTGGGatatatttttgagaccaagTTAATCAGCACATTAATTTATAAG TTCCTGAATGTTCCAATGTTTCGAAATGTCTCTCTGAAGTGCCTCACTGAGATTGCTGGTGTAAGTGTAAGCCAATATGAGGAACAATTTGTAACATTATTTACACTGACAATGATGCAGCTAAAACAG ATGCTACCTTTAAATACCAATATTCGACTTGCGTACTCAAATGGAAAAGATGATGAACAGAACTTTATTCAGAATCTCAGTTTGTTTCTCTGCACCTTTCTTAAGGAACATGGTCAACTTATAGAAAAAAGGTTAAATCTCAGGGAAACACTCATGGAG GCCCTTCATTATATGTTGTTGGTATCAGAAGTGGAGGAAACTGAAATCTTTAAGATTTGTCTTGAGTACTGGAATCATTTAGCAGCTGAACTCTATAGAGAGAGCCCATTCTCTACATCTGCTTCTCCGTTGCTATCTGGAAGCCAACATTTTGATGTTCCTCCCAGGAGACAGCTGTATTTGCCCGTGTTATCCAAG GTCCGTTTATTAATGGTTAGTCGTATGGCTAAACCAGAGGAAGTATTGGTTGTAGAAAATGATCAGGGAGAAGTTGTAAGAGAATTCATGAAGGATACAGATTCCATTAATTTGTATAAGAATATGAGAGAAACATTAG TTTATCTCACTCACCTGGATTATGTAGATACAGAAAGAATAATGACTGAGAAGCTTCACAATCAAGTGAATGGTACAGAGTGGTCATGGAAAAATTTGAATACATTGTGTTGGGCAATAGGCTCCATTAGTGGAGCAATGCATGAAGAGGATGAAAAACGATTTCTTGTTACTGTTATAAAG GATCTATTAGGATTATGTGAACAGAAAAGAGGCAAAGATAATAAAGCTATTATCGCTTCAAATATCATGTACATAGTAGGTCAATATCCAAGATTTTTAAGAGCTCActggaaatttttaaagactgtagTTAACAAGTTGTTTGAATTCATGCATG agacCCATGATGGAGTCCAAGATATGGCTTGTGATACTTTCATTAAAATAGCTCAAAAATGCCGCAGGCATTTTGTTCAGGTTCAGGTTGGAGAAGTAATGCCATTTATTGATGAAATTTTGAACAATATCAACACCATAATTTGTGATCTTCAGCCTCAACAG GTCCATACATTTTATGAAGCTGTGGGGTACATGATTGGTGCACAAACAGACCAAACAGTGCAAGaacatttaatagaaaaatatatgctACTTCCTAATCAGGTTTGGGATAGCATAATCCAGCAGGCAACCAAA AATGTGGATATACTTAAAGATCCTGAAACAGTCAAGCAGCTCGGTAGCATATTGAAAACAAATGTTAGAGCCTGCAAAGCTGTTGGACACCCCTTTGTAATTCAGCTTGGGAGAATTTATTTAGATATGCTTAATGTATACAAGTGCCTCAGTGAAAATATTTCAGCAGCTATCCAAGCTAATG GTGAGATGGTTACAAAGCAACCGTTGATTAGAAGTATGCGAACTGTAAAAAGGGAAACTTTAAAGTTAATATCTGGTTGGGTGAGCCGGTCCAATGATCCACAGATG gtagCCGAAAATTTTGTTCCTCCTCTATTGGATGCAGTTCTCATTGATTATCAGAGAAATGTCCCAGCTGCTAGAGAACCAGAAGTGCTTAGTACTATGGCTATTATTGTCAATAAGTTAGGAGGACATATAACAGCTGAAATACCTCAAATATTTGATGCTGTTTTTGAATGCACATTGAATATGATAAATAAG GACTTTGAGGAGTATCCTGAACACAGAACAAACTTCTTCTTACTACTTCAGGCTGTCAATTCTCATTGTTTCCCAGCATTCCTGGCTATACCACCTGCACAATTTAAACTTGTTTTGGACTCCATTATTTGGGCTTTCAAACACACTATGAGGAATGTTGCAGATACAG GCTTACAGATACTTTTTACACTCTTACAAAATGTTGCACAAGAAGAAGCTGCAGCTCAGAGTTTCTATCAGACGTATTTTTGTGATATTCTTCAGCATATCTTTTCTGTTGTGACAGACACCTCACATACTGCTG GTTTGACAATGCATGCATCAATACTTGCATATATGTTTAATTTggttgaagaaggaaaaataagtacaCCGTTAAATCCTGGAAATCCGGTTAACAACCAAATGTTCATTCAGGAATATGTGGCAAATCTCCTTAAATCTGCATTCCCTCATCTACAAGa tGCTCAAGTAAAGCTCTTTGTGACAGGGCTTTTCAGCTTAAATCAGGATATTCCTGCTTTCAAGGAACATCTTAGGGATTTCCTAGTACAAATAAAG GAGTTTGCAGGTGAAGATACATCTGATCTgtttttggaagaaagagaaacagcccTTCGACAGGCTCAGGAAGAGAAACATAAACTTCAAATGTCTGTCCCTGGCATCCTTAATCCACatgaaattccagaagaaatgtgTGATTAA